ACGTGCCTGAGATCGAGGCTTTCTCCAGCGGTTTAACTGTTGGAGAAGGCTTGCCCCTAGCATTCGATCCGGGCACTACGCACCTCGGAGTGCTGTGCGAGAGCAGGCACTCTGTCGCGGGACTTACCAACCAAACGCCGCCGGCAACCCAGTGCGTGCCGGCGGCGTTGTTTTTTGGCGCCACGGCCGCCGCCCCGCTTGATCGCCAGGCCAGAAATTTGCGCGAGTTGGCGACCGATGTATAATTCGAGCTTACGGCACAATCTACCCGTGCGCGTCGAACAACGCCGGTTCTTGATGTCTGCCGGCCTATTCGACTGAATCGCTATGGATGGGCTGATTGGTCGACGGCGAGCGCGGGCATGTCCGGCGATTGTTGTGCCGTGGTGGCGGCTGGGGAAGAGGATTTCAACACCGCGCGTCCGGCCGAATCGGAACCGGTCGTGACGGCTCCCGGTGCGAGCCCAATGGTCACCACGAGCAGGGCAGCGAGAATGCCGGCCGCCAGGGCACCGATGCCCCCCTCGGCCGCCAACACGCCGCGCGGCTGACGGAAGTACACCGCGCTGATGATGCGCAGGTAATAGGCCGCCGCGATGGCGGCGTTGACGACACCCAGCACGGCGATGCCGATGAACCAGAGTCGAAGATCGACCGCCTCGCCCGGCACAGCTTCGATGCCGATCGCCCCGCGAAAGAGAGCCAGCTTGCCCCAGAAGCCCGCCATGGGCGGAATACCCGCCAGGCTGAACATGAAGATCGCCAGGGCGAGCCCCGCGAAGGGATGCGTCTGTCCGAGCCCGGCGAGATCGTCGACCGAATCGACCTGGCGCTGGCGCTCGCCCAGATAGGCAAGCACGGCGAACGTGCCCGCGGTGGCAATCGCGTAGACCGCCAGATACAGCAGCGCCGCGCCGAAGCCTTGGATTTTGTCTGCTTCGACCGCGGCGCCACCGGCAAAGGCCACGGCCAGGCCGATCAACATGTAACCGGCGTGTGCGATTGACGAGTAGGCCAGCATGCGGCGGACGTTGTCTTGCCACAGGGCCACGACGTTGCCCAACGTCATCGTCATGGCCGAGAGCACCAGGGCCAGTTGCCAGCCCAGCTCCGACAGCCCCGGCATCGCCATGGCGGCGATGCGCACGAGCGCCACGATGCCCGCGATCTTCGGCACGACCGAAAGCAGGCCGGCGTTGGCGCTGGTGGTCCCTTGGTAGACATCCGGGGCGTAGAAATGGAACGGCACGGCGGCGATCTTGAAGCCCAGCCCCGCAAAGACCAGCACCAACCCCAGGCCGGCCAGCCGGGCAAAGCCCACCAGCTCGGGCTGCGGATTGGCCAGCGTGGCGGCAATCTCCGGCATGCGGGTCGAGCCCCCCACGCCGTACAAGAAGCTGAATCCATACAGCATCAGGGCCGAGGCCAGAATGCTGAGGAAGAAATACTTCACCGAGGCCTCGCGAGCGCCGTCGTCGCCACGTCCCAGGTAAAGCAGCAGGTAAGTGGGAATGGAGACCAGCTCGAGCCCGACGAACAGCAGCACCAGTTCGCGCGTGCCAGCCACGAGCATCATGCCGACGAGCGTCATGAGGGTCGAACCGATACGTTCGGCGGCGTGCTCGTCATCATCGCCACCCGACATGAGCAACACGAAGAGCAGGCCGACAACCAACACCAGCCAACGCACGTAGTTCGAGAACGCATCGGAATAGAGGGGGCCGACGTCGACGGCGCCCCCCTTGGCGCCCCACAGGGCTGCGGCCGTGGCGAGCAAACCACCCGCGGCCACCCAGCTCCACACCGCCGTGCCACGCACGATCGAACCGCCGATGTAGATCAGCGTGGCGACCGCCAGCAGCGTGATCTCCGGCAGGAGATAGAGGATCGTGGCGTTCGAAAGATAAGCCGGTTCAGTGGGCACGGGCGACCTCCTCTCGCACACTTTCGCGTCGAGCTGGTGTCTCTGCCACCGGCAGGGGATCCTCGGCACGCATGGCACGCTGTGCCGGCGCCGCGAGATCGTCGAGCGTCGTAGCCATCGGATCGAGGAAGAACTTCGGATAGAGACCAATCCAGAAGACGAACAGGGCCAACGGCGCGAGCGCCGCGATTTCGTGCAGCGACATGTCGCGGATGGGCCCCTGATGCGAGCCGTGGTGGCCCCCTTCGTGCAAGGGACCGAAGAAGACACGTTTCACCAGCCAGAGCATGTACCACGCCCCCAGCACGACGCCCGTCAACGCGAGGACCGACATCAGCTTGAGGTGGAATTCGATCTGCACGGGAGCGTCGGTCCAGGCCCGCTGGAACATGCCGATCAACAGCAGAAACTCGCCGGCAAAGCCGTTCAGGCCCGGCAGTCCGATGCTCGACATCGTGAACAACACCATGAAGAAGGCCAGCAGCGGCGTGCGCCGCGCGAGGCCCCCCAGGTCGCTGATCTGGCGGGTATGGTAGCGCTCGTAGAGCATGCCCACGATGGCGAACAAGCCGCCGGTCGAAATGCCGTGGCTCACGAGCTGCAAGACTCCCCCCTGCACGCCCAGCCGATTGAGCGAAAAGAGCCCCAGCATGCAGAAGCCCAGGTGGCTGACGCTGCTGTAGGCAATCAACTTCTTCATGTCGGTCTGGACCAGAGCGACGAGTGCCCCATAGATGACGCCCGCGACGGAGAGCCACATGATCCAGGGCATCGCCACGGCGGCGGCGTTGGGCAGCATCGGCAGACTGAAGCGGAAGAAACCGTAGGCGCCGATCTTCAGCAACACGCCCGCCAACTCGACGCTGCCGGCCGTCGGCGCCTGCACGTGCGCCAGCGGCAGCCACGTGTGGAGCGGGAACAACGGCACCTTGATCGCGAATCCGGCGAACAACGCCAGGAAGATCCAGAACTGCGTATCAGGATCGATCGGGTGCTGCGCCAGTTGCGACGTCAGCTCGGGTATCGAGAAGGTCATCAGGCGCGGCTCGCTGTGGTAGTAGACCCACATCACGATTGCCAGCAGTCCGAGGAACGAGATGACGCTGCCGAAGAGCGTATAGAGGAAGAACTTGATCGCGGCGAAGCGGCGATCCTCGTGCCCCCAGACACCGATCAGGAAGAAGATCGGAATCAGCGTGAATTCGAAGAAGATGTAGAACAGGATGATGTCCTGCGCGGCGAAGACCCCCATGCTGCCCGTCTCGAGCAGGAGCATCAGCGCGTAGAACGCGCCCGCGCGATCGTTGATGGCGTCCCAGCTCACGAGCACGGCGGGCAGCATCAAGAGCGCCGTCAGCCCGAAGAGCCATACGCTCAGCCCGTCGAGCCCCACGGCAAAGCGAATATCGAGGCCCGATTGTGACGTGCCGAGCCAGTTCCAGCCCAGGCCATAGTCGACGGTGCCGCCGCCGGCCGCGAGATACTCGGAGATGCAGAAGCCGGCCAACGCGAGCGTGATGAGGCTCGAGACGAGGGCCGTCGCGCGCACGACCTTGACCCCCGCTTCGGACAGCGCCCAGCAGGCCGCCGCGCCGACGACAGGCGAAAAGATCGTGATGACGAGCAGTGTGGCCATTATCGAAGCAGGGTTCCCAAGAGGACGAGCAGCCCCAAGACCATCGCCAGGGCGTAAAACTGCACGAGACCGGTCTGCAGCGAGCGGAAACCTGCCCCGATGGCAAGCGGAATCCGCGCCGACGAATCGACGATGCCGTCGATGATGCGCCGGTCGACCACCACGCTCAGCAGCGTGGCAATTGCCTTCAGCGGCCAGACGAACAGCACGTTATAGATCTCGTCGAGATAAAACTTGTGGTAGGAGAGTTGGTACAAGCCCAGGCGTCGCATGAGTACGGCCACGACCGAGGCCTCGGTCGTGCGTCCCAGGTACAGGAACGCGGCAATGCCCACCCCCGATACGGCAACCAGCGTGCTGACCAGCGCGATGTCGAAGTGGAATTCGCCGGCGGGACCGGTCGCTCGTAGCGGGGCATAAGCCAGCGAGGGGGTCATACCCAGCAAGTGGACGAAACCGTGCGTCCACTCGAAGTACCAACCCACGCCAAAGGCAAACACCGCCAGAATCGCTAGCGGCGCCCACATCACGGGGGGCGATTCATGCGCGTGATGGCCCGCCTCTTCCGGCACCTCGAGCGGACCGAAGAAGGTCAGGAAGTACGCGCGGAACGTGTAGAGCGCGGTCATGAAGGCGGTGGCCAGGGCGGCCCAGTAGAGCCAGCCGTAGAGCCAGGCGTAGTTCGCGCTGTGATGGGCCTGCTCGTGCGTGGCGGCAATGATCGCGTCCTTGCTCCAGAAGCCGGCAAAGGGGATGACACCCGCCAGGGCCAACCCGCCGACGAGGAACGTCCAATGGGTCCAGGGCATGAGTCGCCGCAGGCCGCTGAAGCGGCGCATGTCGATCACGCCCCCCATGGCATGCATGACGCTGCCGGCCCCGAGGAACAAGAGCGCCTTGAAGAAGGCGTGCGTGAACAAGTGGAACATGCCTGCCGTGATGCCGGCCAGCGTGCCCGTGCCGAGCCCGAGGAACATGTAGCCCAACTGGCTCACGGTCGAATAGGCGAGCACGCGCTTGAGATCGGTTTGCGTCAGGGCGATGATGCCCCCCAGCGTCAGGGTGATGCCGCCGATGAGGGCGACGATCGCCTGCGCCTCGGGCGCGGCCAGGAACAAGGGCGAGCAGCGCGTCACCATGTACACGCCGGCGGTGACCATCGTCGCCGCGTGAATCAAGGCGCTTACGGGGGTGGGGCCTTCCATGGCGTCGGGCAGCCACACGTGCAAGGGAAACTGCGCACTCTTGCCGCAGGCACCGAGCAGCAGGAACAGGCAGATGGCCAGGCCGATCGTGCCGCCGACAAAATTGCCCTCGGCCAGGCGCGACTGCCCCAGCACGCCCGCGGTTTGCACGACGCCATCGACCGTCACGTCGTGGAAGTTGAGCGTGCCGTAGGTGGTCCAGATGAGAAACACGCCCAGGGCGAACCCGAAGTCGCCGACGCGGTTGACGAGAAAGGCCTTCATGCCGGCCGCGGCGGCGGCGGGTTTTTCATACCAGAAACCGACGAGCAAGTAGCTGCACACCCCCACGGCTTCCCAGAAGACATACAGCAGCAGGAAGTTGCTCGACGAGACGAGCATCGTCATCGAGAAGACGAACAGAGGCACGTAGGTAAAGAATCGCCAGTAGCCGGGATCGTCGTGCATGTAGCCGATCGAGTAGATCACGACCAGCGAGGCGATGAAGGTGACCGTCGCCAGCATGATCGACGTGAGCGGATCGGCCCGCAGCGCGACCGTAATGTCGAAATTGAGCGGTTTTTCCGGGCGTGGGACGGGCAGGTTGGGATCGGCCTGGGCCGCCGCGGCTTGGGCGGAGTCTTCGAGAGCTTCGGCCGGAATGCCCCCGCCATCGTATGCGCCGACCACGTCGGCCCAGGTCCAGAGGACGTGGACTTCTTCGTAGCCGATGCCGACGTGCGCCTGTTCGGCCTCGTGGGCGGCGTGCGAGACGTGCCACAGCAGCATCAAGCTGAGCACGCAGGAGGTGGGCACGGCCAACAGCGCCGGCCAGTGGCTGCGCGAACCGAGCACGGGGCGGCCCAGCAGGGCCGTCAGGATCGCGGCTGCCAAAGGAAGCGCCGGAATCAACGTGAGCAGCGTGGCGGCGTCAAACATGGGTGCGGTGGTACTCGTCCCGTTCGCTGTGTTGCGGCTCGACGCCCGCGGGCGTGAGCTTGGGCCAGTGTTTTTCGTCTGCTTCGAGCTCTTCCGGAATCTCGTGGTCGACGTATGCCGGCAACGACGATTCGCGCAGGTTCTGCCACACGACGATGTCGAGCTTGCCGCTGCGGCGATAGAGCGTGAGCACCAGGGCCAGCGCGATGGCGGCCTCGCAGGCGGCGACCGTGAGGATGAAGATGGTGAGGATCTGGCCTCCCCAGTTGTTGTGGAAGCGTCCCCAGGCCACCAGGCTCACCGAGATGGCCTGCAGCATCATCTCGGCCGAGAGAAACATGACGATCATGTTGCGGCGGCTGAGGAATCCGACGAGGCCCAGGCCAAACAAGATGGCCCCGACCGCCAGATAGCCGCGCAGGAGTGCGGTTTCATCCATGGAAGTCGTGAGCCCTTTCCGCGCGACGCGACGACTCGTCGAGTCCGACAATCGATACGGCCGCCACGAGCGCGACGAGCAGCAGCGTGCCGGCCACCTCGATGGCGATCAGATATTCGCTGAACAAGTGAGCTCCGAGATGAGCCACGTGCTCGGTGTTGAGAATGTCCTTTTCGAGTGCCTCGGCCGACGGCGGCTGCAGCTTCGGCGCGTCGGGCGACGTGGTGAAGGCCTTCATCAGCGTGATCGACAAGATGCCGACCATCACGGCCCCGGCCGTCGCCGAGAGGAACGCCTCCCAGCTCACGCGGTCGTAGTAGGCGTGTCCCTTGGGATTCGCCAGCATGAGCACGAACAGGAAGGTCACCAAAATCGCGCCGGCATAGACCACCACGGTGGCCAAGGCCAGGAACTGCGCCCCCTGGAACAGGAACAGCGCCGCCGTGCCCAGCAAGGTCAGCGCGAACCAGATGGCCGAATAGACGGGATTGCGGAACGTGATCGTGCAGGCGGCGGAAATCACCGTCACGGCGGCGAGGATCAGGAAGACCGCTTCCGAGAACCACTCGTCGCTCCCCACCGGCACCAGTTGCGACCCGTAGACCACGCCGGCGAGGGCCGCCAACAAGGCGCCCAGGCGGCGTCCGCCGGCGTTGCCACGCGGCAACATGAGCCACATGCCGAGGCCCCCCAGCACCGTGGCCAGCAGCAACGTCGCCTGGGGGCCGTGCGAGACGATCCATGCGCCCGGCGCACCGAGCGAGCCAAGCTTGTCGGTCAACCAGTTCACGGAGTCGTTCCTCCGCGATGGCTGGGCATCGGTTCGGCGTCTTTGGTCTGATCGTAGACGCTCAACAGCTTTTCCTTGTCGAAGACCATCTCTTCGCGGCTGCGGCCCGTCAGGTCGAAGAGACTGGTCAACTCGATCGCTTCGACCGGGCAGGCCTCTTCGCACATGCCGCAGAAGATACACCGCAGCTCGTCGATGACGAAGCTCTCGGGATACTTCTCGCGATCGGGCCAGGGGCTGGGCGCGGCGATGATGTCGATGCAGTGCGCCGGGCAGGCCGTGGCGCACAGGAAGCACGCCACGCACTTCACGCGGCCGGCGTCATCCTTGTTCAGGCGATGCACGCCGCGATAGATGAGGGGATTGCCGATCTTGGGACGCTCTTCCGGAAAGCTCACCGTCTGCTTCGGGCTGACCAGATGGCGCGTCGTGGTGGTCAGCCCCTGCACGACGAGGGGCAGGTACATGCGGCCCGTCAGCCCCAGGCGAGGCTCTTCGATCCAGCGGATATTGGGGTCGGTTGGTTTCATGAAACGTCGTGGTGTGACCGGGGCGAAAAAATGCGTTTAGGCGGCGTCCATGCGCGGTCGGTTGTCCCCCGACAGGGGCGCGATCCAGGCGGCCGCCAGGCAGGCAAGCAGCGTAGCGATCCACATGCCGGCAATCAGGAAGGCGCGTCCCCACGTGGCGGTGATGTCTTCGCCATACTCGACGAGAGAGGCCATGAGAACGAGATTCACCATGCCCAACGGCAGCATCACCTTCCAGGCGAGCGCCATGAGTTGATCGAAGCGGAAGCGGGGCCAACTCCAACGCACCATCATCATGAAGACGATCGTGGCGAGCACCTTGACCACCAGCACGACGACGCGCAAGATCGCGGTCCCCCATCCGATCTCGTCGCTCGAGCCGGTCAGGCCCCAGAAGTGCCAGCCGCCAAAGAAGAGGATCACGATCAAGAAGGCCGCCGTCACCATGTGCAGGAACTCGGCGATGAGGTACAGCAACAGCGGCATGCCCGAATACTCGGTGTGATAGCCGCCGATCAATTCCTGCTCGGCCTCGGGCAGGTCGAACGGCAGGCGGGCGCTTTCGGCGAAGGCCGCGATCAGAAACACCAGAAAGCCGAGCGGTTGCACGAGGACGTTCCACAGACCGCTCGTGGCCTGCGAGGTGATGATCGTGTCGAGCCGCAACGAGCCGGCCGCCAGCACCACGCCCAGGATGCCCAGGCCGAGCGGAATCTCGTAGGCGATCAATTGCGCGCTCGAGCGCAGGCCGCCGAGAAAGCTGTACTTGTTGTTGCTGGCCCAGCCTCCCAGGATCACGCCATACACGGCGAGACTCGACAGGGCAAAGACGTAGATCATGCCCACGTCGATACCGGGCGCGACGACCAGGCGAATCGGTCCGCCATCAGGTTGCGGGAACCCCAGGTCCGAAGGGAGCACGCTGCCGAAGGGAATGACGGCGAACGTGGCCAGCGCCGCCGCGAGAATCGAAATCGGCGCGACGATATACAGCACCTTGTCGACGTGCGAAGGCGTGTAGACTTCTTTGAAGATGAATTTCAGACCGTCGGCCAGCGGCTGTCCGAGGCCGAACATCTTGATCTTGGTCAGCGGGATGCCGACTCGGTTTGGACCGAGACGGTCTTGCACCCAGGCGGCGATCCAGCGCTCGAGCAGCACGAGATACGCCGCGGCGGTCATGAGCGCGAAGCACAGCAGGACGATCTTTACCAGTGCTTCAACGACGATGGCAGTCATGGGGGGTAGCTCAATCCTTGGGCTGGCCGATCACGTAGTCGTGGTCGCCGGGGTCGTCTCGCTCAGGGCCACCCCTTGGGGCGACACCGGGCCGGCGGCCAGGGCGAAGTAGGGAATCGTCGCGGCGATTTCATCCAGCACGGTGCGCGACCGGTACAGGCCTGCGCGCCCGAGCAAACGCCACAACACCGAGCCATCGGTGCGCACGCCCGCGGGCGAACGAATGGCCCAGGGGACCGATTGCAAGCGGTCGGCGCAATTCACGTAGGAGCCTTCGCGTTCGGGAAAGGCAGGGCCGGGCAGTTGATAATCAGCCACCTCCGTTACCGGCGAGGCGAACAAGTCCTGCACGACCAGCAGCTTGCCCGACGAGAGCGCCTGCGCCGCGGCCGCGTCGAACGTGTCGGTCTTGTAACCGCCGCTGACCCAGACGCCGCCGATCAATCCGGCAGCGACGTCGCTCTGCACGGCCTCGTAAACTTCCGACTCGCAGCCGAAGTGCTTGACGATTTCTTCCACGCCGCGGCGATTCGGACACTTCTCGGCGCGGATCGTGAAACCGTTGGGGAACGTCTCGTCCGTACCTTCGACGGGCACGGGACCGACGACCAGCCGCGCGGCGGGATCGATCTGGCGGATATACGTGGCGAGCAGATACGCTTCTTCCACCGTGAGGTGGGGCGAAATCACCGCCGCCAGCGGACCAGCCCCCTGCAAACGCGCAGGCAATTCGCTGAAGACCTGTTCCCACTCGATCGCGGTGGCGCCGCTGGCATCGCGCCGCACGGCGCCGACCAGGCGCTTCGTGCTGTGGACGTGGTGGTAGCCGTAGCGTCCCTCGTCGCACATCCACCACTGGTTGATGCGGGGATTCTCGCGCGGCTTCAAGCGGTAGACCGTGTCCTGATTCTCCTCGACCGAGATCGAGCACCCCGTGGAGCAGCCGGTGCAGACGCCGTCGTGCTTCTCCATGAACCAGACGCGTTGCTCGTAGAGGAAATCTTTATCCCCCAGCGCGCCGACCGGGCACAAATCCACGACGTTGCCCGACATGCGGTTATCGAGCGGATGTCCTGGGAAGACGTCAATTTCGTCGTGGCTGCCGCGGTCGATGACCATCAACTCCGACGTGCCGGTGATCTCGCGGGTGAAGCGGACGCAACGGGTACACATGACGCAACGATCAGCAAACAGCGTGACCGTGGGGCCGACGTCGCGCTTCTTGCTGGTGAAGGGGCGGATATCGGCGCGGCGTTGGGCCTGTCCGTGCTCGAAGAAGTAGTCCTGCAGGTGGCACTCCCCCGCCTTGTCGCAGATGGGGCAGTCGATGGGGTGATCCATCAACAGCGCCTCTTCGACAAAGGCCCGGCTGTGCTTCACGCGGTCGGAGTTCGTCACGAAGACGGTGTTGTCTTTGGCGGGGGTCTGGCAGGCGGGAACGAGCTTCGGCACGACCGTGATTTCGCCCGTGTCGGGATTGCGCGTGCCACTTTCGACCAGGCACATGCGGCAACTGGCCACGACCGAGAGGCCCGCGTGCCAGCAATAGTGCGGAATCTCGATGCCGGCGCGGCGCGCGACCTCAATGCCGTTGAGGTGTTCGTCGTCGCCGATCGCGACCTCGATCCCGTCTACGATTACCGTGCCCATGTCGTGCCGTCTTTCGGACGGTTTCCTTAGTGCAAACTGACCACCTGGAGCGCCGGGACCGGATCGGTCACCAGGTAGCCGGTGGGATTCGTACGCTTGATATAGTCTTCGAACTCGTCGCGGAACTTGCGAATGGCATTCTTGATCGGCCAGGCGGCGCCGTCGGCGAGGCCGCAGATCGTCGTGCCGGGGATGATGCCGATCGTGTCGCCGATTTCGAGCAACAGATCGAGATCGCGCAAGCGCCCCTTGCCCGCCTTGATCCGCGCTAGCATGCGCACGCTCCACTCCGTGCCTTCGCGGCAGGGGGTGCATTGTCCGCAACTCTCGTGGGCGAAGAAGCGGCAACTGTTGTAGAGGAAGTCGACCATGCTGACCGTCTCGTCCATGACGACGACGGCGGCCGTGCCGAGCCCCAGGCAGCCGACCTTGCCCGGTCCGGCAAAATCGAGGGGTGTGTCGAGTTCGGCCTCGGTCAACAGCCCCATGCTGATGCCGCCGGGGATGGCGGCCTTCGCGCGGCGTCCCTTCCAGACGCCGCCGCCGTACTCGTCGATCAATTGGCGGCAGGTGATGCCCAGCGGCGCCTCGTAGCAGCCGGGGCGTTCGACGTGACCGCTCAGGCAGTAGAGCTTCGGCCCGTAGCTGCCGGGATCGCGCGAGTTCTTCGGATCGGCCGGCACGCCGATCGACTTGAACCAGTCGACGCCGCGCTGGGCGATCTGCTTCACGCAGCAGACCGTCTCGATATTGTTCACCACCGTCGGCTTGCGGAAGACCCCTTCGACCGCCGGGAAAGGCGGCTTGATGCGCGGCCAGGCCCGCTTGCCCTCGAGGCTTTCGATCAGCCCGGTCTCTTCGCCGCAGATATAGGCGGCCGCCCCACGGTGCAGATAGATATCGAGGGAGAAGTCGGAGCCTTGGATGTTTTTGCCGAGATAGCCGGCGGCGTAGGCCTCGTCGATCGCCCCCTGCAGACGTTCGTACGACAGCGGGTACTCGTACCGCAGATAGATATAGGCGGTCGTGGCGCGCGTGGCGAACGAACTGAGAATGATGCCTTCGATCACCTGATGGGGGTCTTCTTCCATCAGCACGCGATTGTTGAACGTGCCCGGCTCGCTCTCGTCGGCGTTGATGCACATGTAGATCGGGCCGGGGTGTCCCTTCGGCAGGAAGGTCCACTTGAGCCCGGTGGGGAAACCGGCGCCGCCGCGCCCGCGCAGATTGCTCGACTTCACCAGTTCGGTGAAGGCCACAGGGTCCATCTCGGCCAGCACGCGGCGCAGCGCCTGATAGCCGCCGGTCGATTCGTAGACCGACAGCCGATGGCTGTTCTCGCGATCGATGTTCGCCAGCAGTACTGGCTCGAAGCGTGCCACGCGCGATTACTCCAACGCCGCGAGAAACTCGTCGGCCGATTCCGGGGTGAGATTCTTGTGCAACGTGCGACCGGCGAGCATGCAGGGAGCAAACTCGCAGGCGCCCAGGCATTCGCCAAACTCGAGCGTCAGCTTGCCGTCGGCCGTGGTTTGGCCCGGCTGCACCCCCGCCTGATGGCAAAGATGTTCGAGGATCTCCTCGCCGCCACGCAGCGCACAACTGATCGAGCGACAGACCCAGGCCCGCGTCCGACCGTGCGGCTGGTCTTGCTTGAAGAAGCCGTAGAACGTCAGCGTGTCCTGCACCTCGGCCGGGGCGAGGCCGAGCAGTTCGGCCACTTCTTCCACCGCCCGTAGCGGCACGTAGCGCAAGTGCTCGTTCACGATGTGCAACGCCGGCAGGGTCACTGCCCGCCGCGTCGGATAGCGCGGGAAGTACGCCTTGATCTCGGCGATCATCTCATCGGTCAGGATGCGGGATTCGTTCGGCATCGGTTACGGACTCTTGTAGGTCAGGTACGGGCGTACCTGACAACCTTCGATACAAGCCTGTTCTTGGTCTATCGATCCAACTCGGCGGCAATGATGTTCAAGCTGCCCAACACGGCGACCACATCCGACAGGGTGTGACCGCGGATCAGATGCGGGAACACGGCGAAGTGGATGTAAGAAGGGGGGCGGCAACGGGCGCGGTAGGCGATATCGCGGCCATCCCCCACGACGTAGAAGCCCAACTCGCCGTTCGGGCTCTCGATCGCCGCGTACGATTCTTCGTGGGGCGTCTCGAAGCCGCGATTGCTCATCTTCAACTCGAAGTGCGAGATCAACCCTTCGATAGTCGAATAGACCATGCGCTTGTCGGGAATGATCGTGCGCTGCTCGTTCCCCACATTGATCGGACCGGCCGGCAGATTCTCGATCGCCTGCTCGACGATCTTCAAACTCTCGCGCATCTCGGCCATGCGCACGAGATAACGGGCAAAGCAATCTCCCGTCGTCGCGGCGCACACCTGGAAGTCGAAATCCGGGTAGGCCAGATAGGGCTCGTCCTTGCGCAGGTCGCGAGCCACGCCGCTCGCTCGCAAAATGGGGCCCGTGCAACTGCGCGAGAGGGCCTCCTCTTTCGTCAGGATACCCACCCCCTTCGTACGATCGACGAAGATGCGATTGCGATTGAGCAGTCGCTCCATGTCGTCGAGCGTGCGAGGAAACTCGCGCACGAAGCGCCGCACTTGTTCGATGAACAGCGGCGTGGCATCGTGCAGCAAGCCGCCGACGCGGGTGTAGCTCGTCGTGAAGCGGGCTCCGCACAGCGTCTCGAACGCCTCGTAGAGCGTCTCGCGCTGGTTGAACGCGTAGAGGAAGAACGTGAACGCGCCGGTATCGAGTCCCACGGCCCCGTTGCACAACAGGTGGTCGCTGATACGGGCCAACTCGGCGATGATCGTGCGAATATACTTGCAGCGTGGCGTGATCTCGAGCCCCAGC
This genomic stretch from Pirellulales bacterium harbors:
- a CDS encoding 2Fe-2S iron-sulfur cluster binding domain-containing protein codes for the protein MGTVIVDGIEVAIGDDEHLNGIEVARRAGIEIPHYCWHAGLSVVASCRMCLVESGTRNPDTGEITVVPKLVPACQTPAKDNTVFVTNSDRVKHSRAFVEEALLMDHPIDCPICDKAGECHLQDYFFEHGQAQRRADIRPFTSKKRDVGPTVTLFADRCVMCTRCVRFTREITGTSELMVIDRGSHDEIDVFPGHPLDNRMSGNVVDLCPVGALGDKDFLYEQRVWFMEKHDGVCTGCSTGCSISVEENQDTVYRLKPRENPRINQWWMCDEGRYGYHHVHSTKRLVGAVRRDASGATAIEWEQVFSELPARLQGAGPLAAVISPHLTVEEAYLLATYIRQIDPAARLVVGPVPVEGTDETFPNGFTIRAEKCPNRRGVEEIVKHFGCESEVYEAVQSDVAAGLIGGVWVSGGYKTDTFDAAAAQALSSGKLLVVQDLFASPVTEVADYQLPGPAFPEREGSYVNCADRLQSVPWAIRSPAGVRTDGSVLWRLLGRAGLYRSRTVLDEIAATIPYFALAAGPVSPQGVALSETTPATTTT
- the nuoD gene encoding NADH dehydrogenase (quinone) subunit D, with the translated sequence METSGHTSEQDYLWTLNFGPQHPATHTTLRIVLKLDGERVVDAIPDIGYLHSGFEKIGEHLDYNQYVAVTDRMNYISPLANNVAWHHAVEKLLGLEITPRCKYIRTIIAELARISDHLLCNGAVGLDTGAFTFFLYAFNQRETLYEAFETLCGARFTTSYTRVGGLLHDATPLFIEQVRRFVREFPRTLDDMERLLNRNRIFVDRTKGVGILTKEEALSRSCTGPILRASGVARDLRKDEPYLAYPDFDFQVCAATTGDCFARYLVRMAEMRESLKIVEQAIENLPAGPINVGNEQRTIIPDKRMVYSTIEGLISHFELKMSNRGFETPHEESYAAIESPNGELGFYVVGDGRDIAYRARCRPPSYIHFAVFPHLIRGHTLSDVVAVLGSLNIIAAELDR
- the nuoF gene encoding NADH-quinone oxidoreductase subunit NuoF; the encoded protein is MARFEPVLLANIDRENSHRLSVYESTGGYQALRRVLAEMDPVAFTELVKSSNLRGRGGAGFPTGLKWTFLPKGHPGPIYMCINADESEPGTFNNRVLMEEDPHQVIEGIILSSFATRATTAYIYLRYEYPLSYERLQGAIDEAYAAGYLGKNIQGSDFSLDIYLHRGAAAYICGEETGLIESLEGKRAWPRIKPPFPAVEGVFRKPTVVNNIETVCCVKQIAQRGVDWFKSIGVPADPKNSRDPGSYGPKLYCLSGHVERPGCYEAPLGITCRQLIDEYGGGVWKGRRAKAAIPGGISMGLLTEAELDTPLDFAGPGKVGCLGLGTAAVVVMDETVSMVDFLYNSCRFFAHESCGQCTPCREGTEWSVRMLARIKAGKGRLRDLDLLLEIGDTIGIIPGTTICGLADGAAWPIKNAIRKFRDEFEDYIKRTNPTGYLVTDPVPALQVVSLH
- a CDS encoding NAD(P)H-dependent oxidoreductase subunit E, which produces MPNESRILTDEMIAEIKAYFPRYPTRRAVTLPALHIVNEHLRYVPLRAVEEVAELLGLAPAEVQDTLTFYGFFKQDQPHGRTRAWVCRSISCALRGGEEILEHLCHQAGVQPGQTTADGKLTLEFGECLGACEFAPCMLAGRTLHKNLTPESADEFLAALE
- the nuoH gene encoding NADH-quinone oxidoreductase subunit NuoH → MTAIVVEALVKIVLLCFALMTAAAYLVLLERWIAAWVQDRLGPNRVGIPLTKIKMFGLGQPLADGLKFIFKEVYTPSHVDKVLYIVAPISILAAALATFAVIPFGSVLPSDLGFPQPDGGPIRLVVAPGIDVGMIYVFALSSLAVYGVILGGWASNNKYSFLGGLRSSAQLIAYEIPLGLGILGVVLAAGSLRLDTIITSQATSGLWNVLVQPLGFLVFLIAAFAESARLPFDLPEAEQELIGGYHTEYSGMPLLLYLIAEFLHMVTAAFLIVILFFGGWHFWGLTGSSDEIGWGTAILRVVVLVVKVLATIVFMMMVRWSWPRFRFDQLMALAWKVMLPLGMVNLVLMASLVEYGEDITATWGRAFLIAGMWIATLLACLAAAWIAPLSGDNRPRMDAA